A portion of the Salmo trutta chromosome 1, fSalTru1.1, whole genome shotgun sequence genome contains these proteins:
- the LOC115208426 gene encoding stonustoxin subunit beta-like gives MKPGLRKYVCDLTLDPNTIYRQLSLSEGNKKVTHMGKFHPYPDHQERFVKCGEVLCRESLTGRCYWEVEWRGGDADIGVAYKGISRREGGEDCWLGYNDKSWILRCSDNSYSARHNNNSTTIVVPSSSSHRVGVYLDWSAGTLSFYRASSDTLTHLYTFTSTFTEPLYPGFHLWGCSASASLCQVVSVSNRT, from the coding sequence atgtctgtgatctcacactggacccaaacacaatATACAGacagctctctctgtctgagggtaACAAAAAGGTGACACATATGGGAAAGTTCCATCCATATCCTGATCACCAAGAGAGATTTGTGAAATGTGGagaggtgctgtgtagagagagtctgactggacgctgttactgggaggtagagtggagagggggagatgctGATATAGGAGTggcatataaaggaatcagcaggagagaaGGGGGTGAGGACTGTTGGCTTGGATACAATGACAAATCCTGGATTCTGCGCTGCTCTGACAACAGTTACTCTGCCAGGCACAATAATAATTCCACTACCATAgtcgtcccctcctccagctcccacagagtaggagtgtatctggactggtcagccggcactctgtccttctatagagcctcctctgacacactgacccacctgtacacattcacctccacattcactgagcccctctatccagggtttcaTCTTTGGGGTTGTAGCGCCTCAGCATCCCTTTGTCAGGTGGTCTCTGTGTCAAACAGAACATGA